Proteins from a single region of Chromobacterium sp. ATCC 53434:
- a CDS encoding retropepsin-like aspartic protease: MKAKTLLPVTLALATLGGAASAQPAPLAVAEPQIETTVPVMLQANGFVAVKARLNGIEGRFLLDTGAAITCVDRTQAARFGLDKGGKTSTSHGSAGETAVKRVAGNRLELGGQRTAADLEAYLTDFSAINGGLAEEGIAAVDGVIGINVLSAQHAVLDYAQQQLRFGKAPIAAAGYDTLALKSVAGAQLMVEGTINGVRGRFILDSAAAGGLATDDAHAAKFHLVKQPDGDKVHGIGGSVDSNVYLLDSLQLGPRFMLRGEKAVTFNLADINAVFKAKGAEEVDGLLGANVLNRGAAILDMGQSTLQLKPLL; the protein is encoded by the coding sequence CGCATCGGCGCAGCCCGCGCCGCTTGCCGTGGCTGAGCCGCAGATAGAAACCACCGTGCCCGTGATGTTGCAGGCCAATGGTTTCGTTGCGGTAAAAGCCCGGCTCAATGGTATTGAAGGACGTTTCTTGCTCGACACCGGAGCCGCCATCACATGCGTCGATCGCACGCAGGCCGCGCGCTTTGGCCTCGACAAGGGCGGCAAGACCAGCACCAGCCATGGCTCGGCAGGTGAAACCGCGGTGAAACGGGTCGCCGGCAATCGTCTTGAGTTGGGCGGGCAGCGGACTGCCGCAGACCTGGAGGCATATCTAACCGATTTTTCAGCGATCAACGGCGGCCTGGCGGAAGAAGGGATTGCGGCTGTCGATGGCGTGATCGGCATCAATGTTCTTTCGGCGCAGCATGCGGTGCTTGATTATGCGCAGCAGCAACTGAGATTCGGCAAAGCGCCGATAGCCGCCGCTGGGTATGACACCTTGGCCCTGAAGAGCGTGGCGGGCGCGCAATTGATGGTGGAGGGGACGATCAACGGCGTGCGCGGCCGCTTCATTCTCGATTCGGCCGCCGCGGGGGGCCTGGCCACCGACGATGCGCACGCGGCCAAATTCCATCTGGTCAAACAGCCCGACGGCGACAAGGTGCACGGCATCGGGGGCAGTGTCGACAGCAATGTCTATCTGCTGGACAGTCTGCAGTTGGGGCCGCGGTTCATGCTCCGAGGGGAGAAGGCGGTTACGTTCAACCTGGCCGACATCAACGCTGTGTTCAAGGCCAAGGGCGCCGAAGAGGTCGATGGTTTGCTCGGGGCCAATGTTTTGAACCGGGGGGCGGCCATCCTGGACATGGGGCAATCGACGCTGCAACTTAAACCATTGCTGTGA
- a CDS encoding lysozyme inhibitor LprI family protein: MNRLALRLPALLLLFLPAAHVLACAEEASYSHHYDQCMDQAGGVTIGMLDCIAAEHARQDKQLNDNYRKLMAALPAKRQQRLQTAQRLWLKYRAANCNAYVDPDGGTAESLVAADCELASTSARVSELARLQPGPR, encoded by the coding sequence ATGAACAGACTCGCCTTGCGCCTGCCCGCCCTGCTGCTGCTTTTCCTCCCCGCCGCCCATGTCCTCGCCTGCGCCGAGGAGGCGTCTTACAGCCATCACTACGACCAGTGCATGGACCAGGCCGGCGGCGTCACCATCGGCATGCTGGACTGCATCGCCGCCGAACACGCGCGCCAGGACAAGCAGCTGAACGACAATTACCGCAAGCTGATGGCCGCATTGCCGGCCAAACGCCAGCAGCGGCTGCAAACCGCCCAACGCTTGTGGCTGAAGTACCGCGCCGCCAATTGCAACGCCTATGTCGACCCCGACGGCGGCACCGCCGAGTCGCTGGTGGCCGCCGATTGCGAATTGGCGTCGACCTCCGCCCGCGTCTCCGAACTGGCCAGACTGCAGCCCGGCCCGCGCTGA
- a CDS encoding glutamate-5-semialdehyde dehydrogenase, producing the protein MDIKQYMLQVGQAARQASRLLARADTRQKNAALVAIADAIVREQEPLLAANRRDLDAARQAGLDAAMLDRLSLSASSVLAMADGLRQIAALPDPVGEIDEMSYRPSGIQLGKMRVPLGVVGIIYEARPNVTADAAGLCLKSGNATILRGGSEAFHSNQAIAACVHEGLAAAGLPPEAVQVLATTDRAAVGELISMPEYVDVIVPRGGKGLIARISADARVPVIKHLDGNCHVYIDDSADADKAFDIALNAKTHRYGTCNTMETLLVHAARAETALPRLAAAYWAKEVELRGCERTRAILGDRVKAATDDDWATEYLAPVLAVKVVRDLDEAIEHINRWGSHHTDAIVAEDYGRARRFLREVDSASVMVNASTRFADGFEYGLGAEIGISTDKIHARGPVGLIGLTSQKWIVLGDGQIRQ; encoded by the coding sequence ATGGACATCAAACAATACATGCTGCAAGTGGGCCAGGCCGCGCGTCAGGCGTCGCGGCTGCTGGCCCGCGCCGACACCCGGCAGAAGAACGCCGCGCTTGTGGCCATCGCCGACGCCATCGTCCGCGAACAGGAGCCGTTGCTGGCCGCCAACCGCCGCGACCTGGACGCCGCGCGTCAGGCCGGCCTCGACGCCGCGATGCTGGACCGGCTGAGCTTGAGCGCGAGCAGCGTGCTGGCGATGGCCGATGGCCTGCGCCAGATCGCCGCACTGCCGGATCCGGTCGGCGAGATCGACGAGATGAGCTACCGCCCGTCCGGCATTCAGCTGGGCAAGATGCGGGTGCCGCTCGGCGTGGTCGGCATCATCTACGAGGCCCGCCCCAACGTTACCGCCGACGCCGCCGGCCTGTGCCTGAAATCCGGCAACGCCACGATACTGCGCGGCGGCTCCGAAGCCTTCCACAGCAACCAGGCCATCGCCGCCTGCGTGCACGAGGGACTGGCGGCGGCCGGCCTGCCGCCGGAGGCGGTGCAGGTGCTGGCCACCACCGACCGCGCCGCGGTCGGCGAACTGATCTCGATGCCGGAATACGTCGACGTGATCGTGCCGCGCGGCGGCAAGGGCCTGATCGCCCGCATCAGCGCCGACGCGCGGGTGCCGGTGATCAAGCATCTGGACGGCAACTGCCACGTCTACATCGACGACAGCGCCGACGCGGACAAGGCTTTCGACATCGCACTGAACGCCAAGACCCATCGCTATGGCACCTGCAACACAATGGAGACGCTGCTGGTGCACGCGGCGCGCGCCGAAACGGCGCTGCCGCGGCTGGCCGCCGCCTACTGGGCGAAGGAAGTCGAGCTGCGCGGCTGCGAACGCACCCGCGCCATCCTCGGTGACCGGGTCAAGGCCGCCACCGACGACGACTGGGCCACCGAATACCTGGCGCCGGTGCTGGCGGTCAAGGTGGTGCGGGACCTCGACGAAGCGATCGAGCACATCAACCGCTGGGGCAGCCACCACACCGACGCCATCGTCGCCGAGGACTACGGCCGCGCGCGCCGCTTCCTGCGCGAGGTCGACTCGGCCAGCGTGATGGTCAACGCCTCCACCCGCTTCGCCGACGGCTTCGAATACGGCCTGGGCGCCGAGATCGGCATCTCCACCGACAAGATCCACGCCCGCGGCCCGGTCGGCCTGATCGGCCTGACCAGCCAGAAGTGGATCGTGCTGGGGGATGGGCAGATCCGGCAGTAA
- a CDS encoding acid phosphatase: MSEHDTPETAPETAPRDPSRRRLFEGLAAIGAASVLPADAAPAVHGPLDARLRHHVKNVVVIYLENRSFNNLYGNFPGVSHPLSQAPAAACTQRDRDGSPLKQLPKIWGGLVQRGQTVAGKYYLIDENKLQNLPNGPFPLKDAEGQPLPEAVITRDLWHLFYQNQMQINGGNNDQFVAWADSGALVMGYYAETAQNLNQWQIARQYTLCDNFFMAAFGGSYLNHQFLISARTPEYFNAKDTAAAKKIAVLDDGPQGWRLTVKAPSSAMDGPPQFVNNGAITPDGYAVNTMAPPFQPSYIKPAEGGDKRYADPADAGTLPPQSYDTIGDLLSRKGVSWAWYGGGWQAALDGKGGADAPNFQYHHQPFNYFKNFAPGTAARAEHLRDGGLGDSPISNRFLADAVAGKLPAVTFYKPQGNLNMHAGYSDVESGDRHVANVLQHLMSGPQWKNMVVVITHDENGGWWDHVAPPKGDRWGPGSRIPAIVVSPFAKKGHVDHSFYDTTSIIRFISRLHGLPELEGVKLRNRAFRERGAQPPGDLTGALQF, encoded by the coding sequence ATGTCCGAACACGATACGCCCGAAACCGCTCCCGAAACCGCGCCGCGGGACCCGTCGCGCCGCCGACTGTTCGAAGGCCTGGCCGCCATCGGCGCCGCCAGCGTGCTGCCGGCCGACGCCGCGCCGGCCGTCCACGGCCCGCTGGACGCCAGACTGCGCCATCATGTGAAGAATGTGGTGGTGATCTATCTGGAAAACCGCAGCTTCAACAATCTGTACGGCAATTTCCCCGGCGTCAGCCACCCGCTGTCGCAGGCGCCGGCGGCGGCCTGTACCCAGCGGGACCGCGACGGCTCGCCGCTGAAGCAGCTGCCGAAGATCTGGGGCGGGCTGGTGCAGCGCGGCCAGACGGTGGCCGGCAAGTACTACCTGATAGACGAAAACAAGCTGCAGAACCTGCCCAATGGCCCGTTCCCGCTGAAGGACGCCGAAGGCCAGCCGCTGCCGGAAGCGGTGATCACCCGCGACCTGTGGCATCTGTTCTACCAGAACCAGATGCAGATCAACGGCGGCAACAACGACCAGTTCGTCGCCTGGGCCGACTCCGGCGCGCTGGTGATGGGCTATTACGCCGAAACGGCGCAGAACCTGAACCAGTGGCAGATCGCCCGCCAGTACACGCTGTGCGACAACTTCTTCATGGCGGCCTTCGGCGGTTCCTACCTGAATCACCAGTTCCTGATCTCGGCCCGCACGCCGGAATACTTCAACGCCAAGGACACCGCGGCGGCGAAGAAGATCGCCGTGCTGGACGACGGTCCGCAAGGCTGGCGGCTGACGGTGAAGGCGCCGAGCTCGGCGATGGACGGCCCGCCGCAATTCGTCAACAACGGCGCGATCACCCCTGACGGCTATGCCGTCAACACCATGGCGCCGCCGTTCCAGCCCAGCTACATCAAGCCGGCCGAAGGCGGCGACAAGCGCTACGCCGATCCGGCCGACGCCGGCACGCTGCCGCCGCAGAGCTACGACACCATAGGCGACCTGCTGTCGCGCAAGGGCGTCAGCTGGGCGTGGTACGGCGGCGGCTGGCAGGCGGCGCTGGACGGCAAGGGCGGCGCCGACGCGCCCAACTTCCAGTACCACCACCAGCCGTTCAACTACTTCAAGAACTTCGCGCCCGGCACCGCGGCGCGCGCCGAGCACCTGCGCGACGGCGGCCTCGGCGACAGCCCGATCAGCAACCGCTTCCTCGCCGACGCGGTGGCCGGCAAACTGCCGGCGGTGACGTTCTACAAGCCGCAGGGCAATCTCAACATGCATGCCGGCTACTCCGACGTCGAAAGCGGCGACCGCCACGTCGCCAATGTGCTGCAACACCTGATGAGCGGCCCGCAGTGGAAGAATATGGTGGTCGTCATCACCCACGACGAAAACGGCGGCTGGTGGGACCACGTGGCGCCGCCGAAAGGCGACCGCTGGGGGCCGGGCAGCCGCATTCCGGCCATCGTCGTGTCGCCGTTCGCCAAGAAGGGCCATGTCGACCACAGCTTCTACGACACCACCTCCATCATCCGCTTCATCAGCCGGCTGCACGGCCTGCCGGAACTGGAAGGCGTCAAGCTGCGCAACCGGGCCTTCCGCGAACGCGGCGCCCAGCCGCCGGGCGACCTGACCGGCGCGCTGCAGTTCTAA